A window of Acidobacteriota bacterium contains these coding sequences:
- the tilS gene encoding tRNA lysidine(34) synthetase TilS gives MPLADFAKHFQATFPVMVGQRILVALSGGADSTALLHLLRARDLALDLEAAHVHHGVRGEEADDHASFCKSLCAELSIPFHLLRIDPRPPLSSGREGTWRQLRYRVLEQLRKDSNFKAIATGHHRDDVAEGVLVQLLRGGGPRALSGIEASSANLIIRPLLPWSREEIRTWLDERGAEWREDSSNLDLGHLRNRVRHDLLPGFESVSPAIRGHLLHLAQALATDEAYFARELVARARWIDPWDPDGGVPETVIYALPPPLRVRWLHAQAARIGLHRVSRRQVELFGQLIDKGHPRAITLGGRWALRIARGHLWLEPPTRFDGFDYRLEPGSTVSLPIPGWQVRVGSPAGAQTGIRWSKPSRPGSELRVRNIDPNDRVEVDGELVRATKIVARRLPRHLRTVWPVFCEDDRIYWIPGAWQGPIFEGREGHVVEVVRREKHARCV, from the coding sequence AACACTTCCAGGCCACCTTTCCAGTAATGGTGGGCCAACGGATACTGGTGGCGCTGTCGGGCGGTGCCGACTCGACCGCTCTGCTCCACCTCTTGCGGGCAAGGGACCTCGCGCTCGACCTCGAAGCGGCCCATGTCCATCACGGGGTTCGCGGTGAAGAAGCGGACGATCATGCTTCTTTTTGTAAATCTCTTTGCGCAGAGCTTTCGATTCCATTTCATCTCCTCCGCATCGACCCTCGTCCACCCCTGAGTTCCGGGCGCGAAGGCACTTGGCGGCAACTTCGCTACCGGGTTCTGGAGCAGCTCAGAAAAGACAGCAATTTCAAAGCCATCGCCACCGGTCATCACCGGGACGACGTTGCCGAGGGCGTGCTCGTCCAACTTCTTCGCGGAGGAGGGCCGCGCGCTCTTTCCGGAATAGAGGCATCGTCCGCAAACCTCATCATCCGGCCCCTTTTGCCGTGGTCGCGCGAGGAGATCCGCACCTGGCTCGACGAGCGCGGCGCTGAGTGGAGAGAGGACAGCTCGAATCTCGACCTTGGTCACCTTCGGAACCGCGTCCGGCACGATCTGTTGCCCGGCTTCGAGTCGGTCAGCCCGGCGATCCGTGGTCACCTGCTTCACCTAGCCCAAGCGTTGGCGACGGACGAGGCCTATTTCGCGCGCGAGCTCGTCGCTCGCGCCCGATGGATCGATCCCTGGGACCCGGACGGTGGCGTGCCTGAGACCGTGATTTATGCACTGCCTCCGCCTCTCCGGGTTCGGTGGCTGCATGCCCAGGCCGCACGCATCGGATTGCACCGGGTCAGCCGCCGCCAGGTGGAGTTGTTCGGGCAGCTGATCGACAAGGGACATCCGAGAGCGATCACCCTTGGTGGCCGCTGGGCGCTCCGTATCGCTCGTGGGCACTTGTGGCTCGAACCGCCAACCCGCTTCGATGGCTTCGATTATCGTCTCGAGCCCGGCTCGACGGTAAGCCTCCCGATCCCCGGCTGGCAAGTCAGGGTCGGAAGCCCTGCTGGAGCCCAGACGGGGATCCGCTGGTCGAAACCGTCGCGCCCCGGTTCAGAGCTGCGAGTCCGGAACATCGATCCGAACGATCGAGTCGAGGTCGACGGTGAGTTGGTGCGAGCGACGAAAATCGTCGCTCGTCGGCTGCCTCGACACCTGCGAACAGTTTGGCCCGTATTCTGCGAAGATGATAGAATTTATTGGATTCCGGGTGCGTGGCAGGGCCCGATTTTCGAAGGCCGTGAAGGCCACGTAGTGGAGGTGGTGCGTCGTGAAAAACATGCGCGTTGTGTATAG
- a CDS encoding hypoxanthine phosphoribosyltransferase, whose translation MRVVYSAERINERLKEVANQIAEDYSDRELILVGMLKGAAFFLADLARMIPRPVDYEFVAVTSSIGAHGEVVSLTFATQVDVSDRHVLVLKDVFHSGVTENYLITHLSQQNPASMEVAALVDKPQLRSVNLNAKYAVFDDAPDGFLVGYGLGPGHGEHTNQPDLCVSDEEG comes from the coding sequence ATGCGCGTTGTGTATAGCGCCGAGCGCATCAACGAGCGTCTCAAAGAGGTCGCCAACCAGATCGCGGAAGACTATAGCGACCGTGAACTCATTTTGGTCGGCATGCTCAAGGGAGCCGCGTTTTTTCTTGCCGATCTCGCACGGATGATTCCGCGCCCGGTGGATTACGAGTTTGTTGCTGTCACCTCGTCGATCGGTGCACACGGGGAAGTCGTGAGCCTCACCTTTGCGACCCAGGTGGACGTCTCGGATCGTCACGTTCTCGTGTTGAAGGACGTGTTTCACTCCGGCGTGACCGAGAACTACCTCATCACCCACCTCAGCCAGCAGAATCCGGCCTCGATGGAGGTCGCGGCGCTGGTGGACAAGCCGCAACTGAGAAGTGTCAATCTGAACGCAAAATACGCGGTGTTCGACGATGCGCCAGATGGTTTCCTCGTCGGCTATGGTCTCGGACCGGGCCACGGAGAGCACACCAATCAACCGGATCTTTGTGTCAGCGACGAAGAAGGCTGA
- the ftsH gene encoding ATP-dependent zinc metalloprotease FtsH: MNQTVRTVLMWVVILVGVLLILQVLRGYETPSREIPFSEFLDRVNDGQIERVLIKGSEIFIRTSDAADDTGTSPRYDLYTYNPGYDDLINDLRAQNIEIKVEKPSDGRMLTALLSWAPLLILVALWFVFFRQMQAGGTKAMSFGKSKARLLNPDQKKVTFADVAGVNEAKEELEEIIEFLKDPKKFQRLGGKIPKGVLLMGSPGTGKTLLAKAVAGEAGVPFFSISGSDFVEMFVGVGASRVRDLFEQGKKNAPCIIFIDEIDAVGRHRGAGLGGGHDEREQTLNQLLVEMDGFESNEGVILISATNRPDVLDPALLRPGRFDRRIVVNPPDVKGREGILKVHTTEIPLASDVDMAVIARSTPGFSGADIANLVNEAALRAARVNKMKVDMADFEFAKDKVMMGTERRSLVMSEEEKRLTAYHEAGHALAAVLVPEADPLHKVTIIPRGMALGLTQQLPLEDRYTYPRTYLEANLKVLMGGRVAEEIAFGPERMTTGAGNDLERATELARKMVCEWGMSENMGPLTFGKREESIFLGKEFARHQDYSEATAVQIDEEIKRFIDTAYDGARDLIEGNGEALKAIAAALLEHEVLDGEKIYEILGEHSDVDIEEIKRQKRRAEKEVSESV, translated from the coding sequence GTGAATCAGACTGTACGAACCGTACTGATGTGGGTCGTCATCCTGGTCGGTGTCCTGCTGATCCTGCAGGTCCTCCGGGGATACGAAACCCCGAGCCGCGAAATACCGTTTTCCGAGTTCCTCGATAGAGTCAACGACGGACAGATCGAGAGGGTCTTGATCAAGGGGAGCGAGATCTTCATTCGCACGAGCGATGCGGCAGATGACACGGGTACCAGCCCCCGATACGATCTCTACACCTACAACCCGGGCTATGACGATCTGATCAACGATCTGCGGGCGCAAAACATCGAGATCAAGGTCGAAAAGCCGTCCGACGGTCGAATGCTCACGGCGCTTCTTTCGTGGGCTCCCCTGCTCATCCTGGTGGCCCTGTGGTTCGTCTTCTTCAGACAGATGCAGGCGGGTGGCACCAAGGCGATGTCCTTTGGCAAGTCCAAGGCTCGTCTCCTGAATCCCGACCAGAAGAAGGTGACATTCGCGGACGTTGCCGGAGTCAACGAGGCGAAGGAGGAGCTCGAAGAAATCATCGAGTTCCTCAAGGACCCGAAGAAATTCCAGCGCCTCGGCGGGAAGATTCCCAAGGGCGTGCTGCTCATGGGCTCGCCCGGAACCGGCAAAACCCTGCTCGCAAAGGCCGTAGCTGGCGAGGCCGGGGTGCCCTTCTTCTCGATATCCGGATCGGATTTCGTCGAAATGTTCGTCGGGGTAGGCGCTTCCCGCGTTCGCGACCTCTTCGAGCAGGGCAAGAAAAATGCCCCCTGCATCATATTCATCGACGAGATCGATGCGGTCGGACGGCATCGCGGCGCAGGTCTCGGGGGCGGTCACGACGAACGCGAGCAGACGCTCAATCAGCTGCTGGTGGAAATGGACGGATTCGAGTCCAACGAAGGGGTGATTCTGATCTCTGCGACCAACCGGCCGGACGTGCTCGATCCCGCGTTGCTTCGACCGGGCAGATTCGACCGGCGAATTGTCGTCAATCCGCCGGATGTCAAAGGCCGCGAGGGGATCCTCAAGGTCCACACGACGGAGATTCCGCTCGCGTCGGACGTCGACATGGCCGTCATTGCCCGCTCCACTCCAGGCTTTTCGGGCGCCGATATCGCAAATCTCGTCAACGAGGCCGCCCTGCGTGCCGCGCGCGTCAACAAGATGAAGGTCGATATGGCGGATTTCGAGTTCGCCAAGGACAAGGTCATGATGGGAACGGAACGCCGTTCACTCGTAATGTCGGAGGAGGAGAAGCGTCTCACCGCCTACCACGAAGCGGGCCACGCACTGGCGGCCGTGCTGGTGCCGGAAGCCGATCCACTGCACAAGGTAACCATCATCCCCCGCGGCATGGCTCTCGGCCTCACTCAGCAGCTACCGCTCGAGGACCGCTACACCTATCCGCGCACCTACCTGGAGGCCAATCTGAAGGTCTTGATGGGCGGCCGGGTTGCAGAAGAAATCGCCTTCGGGCCGGAGCGCATGACGACCGGCGCCGGGAACGACCTCGAGCGTGCCACCGAGCTCGCGCGCAAGATGGTCTGTGAGTGGGGCATGAGCGAAAACATGGGTCCGCTGACCTTCGGTAAGCGCGAGGAGTCGATCTTCCTCGGCAAGGAATTCGCGCGCCACCAGGATTACTCAGAGGCGACGGCCGTACAGATCGACGAGGAGATCAAACGGTTCATCGACACCGCCTACGACGGTGCAAGGGATCTCATCGAAGGCAACGGGGAAGCCCTGAAGGCAATCGCCGCAGCTCTTCTCGAACACGAGGTCCTCGATGGCGAGAAGATCTACGAAATACTCGGAGAACACTCCGACGTCGACATCGAAGAGATCAAGAGACAGAAACGCCGAGCCGAGAAGGAGGTTTCGGAATCAGTGTGA
- the folP gene encoding dihydropteroate synthase: protein MEKPERQPSRLDRLWHRPQPLVMGILNRTPDSFFDGGHHLDLEDAVLHAEALIGDGADIIDVGGESTRPGATTIDASEELSRVLPAISEIRRRWPECLVSVDTSKVEVAEASLAAGADLVNDVTAASSPGMLELVARSRAGIVLMHMRGQPRIMQSDTTYVDVVGEVHEYLRNRAAAAVAAGIPEDRIWLDPGIGFGKDNAGNLALLAALPDLATLGHPVLIGPSNKSFIGRLSGAEIGERLPGTLAALIPAIHLDRVVIRVHDVAAAVQFLRIASLIEEASA from the coding sequence ATGGAGAAGCCCGAGCGGCAGCCGAGCCGCCTCGATCGGTTGTGGCATCGACCACAACCGCTTGTCATGGGCATTCTCAATCGAACTCCCGATTCATTTTTCGACGGCGGCCATCATCTCGATCTTGAAGATGCCGTTCTCCATGCCGAGGCTCTGATCGGAGACGGCGCCGACATCATCGACGTCGGCGGCGAATCAACGCGCCCCGGGGCGACCACGATCGATGCCTCCGAGGAGCTGAGCCGCGTGCTGCCGGCGATCAGCGAAATTCGCAGACGTTGGCCGGAGTGCCTGGTGTCGGTCGACACCTCGAAGGTGGAGGTCGCCGAGGCCTCGCTCGCAGCCGGGGCGGATCTGGTCAACGACGTCACCGCGGCATCCTCGCCGGGCATGCTCGAGCTGGTTGCACGATCCAGAGCTGGCATCGTATTGATGCATATGCGCGGTCAACCGAGAATCATGCAGTCCGACACGACCTATGTCGACGTGGTCGGCGAGGTGCACGAATACCTTCGGAACAGGGCCGCCGCTGCGGTCGCCGCCGGCATCCCCGAGGACCGCATATGGCTCGATCCCGGGATCGGATTCGGCAAGGACAATGCGGGGAATCTCGCGCTTTTGGCGGCACTTCCCGATCTCGCCACCCTCGGCCACCCGGTGCTGATCGGTCCTTCGAACAAGAGCTTTATCGGACGCCTGTCGGGCGCCGAGATTGGCGAGCGTCTCCCCGGAACGTTGGCCGCGCTCATCCCCGCGATCCACCTCGACCGTGTAGTGATTCGAGTGCATGATGTGGCAGCCGCAGTTCAATTTCTCCGAATTGCTTCGCTCATTGAAGAGGCTTCGGCATGA
- the cdaA gene encoding diadenylate cyclase CdaA: MNWLLGILREITDLQVSIADVADILVVAILIYALLVLLRGSRAMQMLWGIVIILGLYIVALSFNLITLSTILSSLLGFLPIAIIVLFQQEIRRMLTAFGSTAAFRWGRKPGEGPVVLNELALAVQALASRRIGALIAIERRDSLATWIDTGIPLEARFSYDLMLNIFIPGTPLHDGAVIIRGEQILAASCFLPLTTRHELSTELGTRHRAAIGLTEESDALVIVVSEETGTISLAVEEQLLRPLDETTLRNALAEHLFQTRVRQEEGKA; encoded by the coding sequence ATGAACTGGCTGCTCGGCATCCTCCGCGAGATCACCGACCTTCAGGTCTCGATCGCGGACGTCGCCGACATCCTCGTCGTGGCCATTCTGATCTATGCTCTGCTGGTCCTTCTTCGCGGATCGCGGGCGATGCAAATGCTATGGGGCATCGTCATCATACTCGGGCTCTACATCGTAGCCCTGTCGTTCAATCTGATCACCCTTTCCACCATTCTCTCGAGTCTTCTCGGGTTCCTGCCGATCGCCATCATCGTTCTGTTCCAGCAGGAGATACGTCGCATGCTGACCGCGTTCGGCTCGACAGCCGCCTTCCGATGGGGCCGCAAGCCGGGAGAAGGGCCAGTTGTCCTCAACGAGCTCGCCCTGGCGGTGCAGGCCCTTGCGTCACGTCGTATCGGAGCGTTGATCGCGATTGAGAGGCGTGACTCGCTCGCCACCTGGATCGACACCGGCATCCCGCTCGAGGCCCGGTTTTCATACGACCTGATGCTGAATATCTTCATTCCCGGGACGCCCCTCCACGACGGTGCAGTCATCATTCGTGGTGAGCAGATCCTCGCGGCATCGTGCTTCCTGCCGCTGACGACGCGGCACGAGCTCTCGACCGAACTCGGCACCAGGCACCGCGCGGCCATCGGTTTGACCGAGGAGTCGGACGCGCTGGTGATCGTCGTGTCCGAAGAGACCGGCACGATTTCGCTCGCGGTAGAGGAACAGCTCCTGCGTCCGCTCGATGAGACCACCCTGAGAAATGCTCTCGCCGAACACCTCTTCCAGACCCGCGTTCGCCAAGAGGAGGGCAAGGCGTGA